From Gimesia panareensis, the proteins below share one genomic window:
- a CDS encoding DUF1549 and DUF1553 domain-containing protein, protein MLALISAVTLAEPAQANPANRQAFVRYFGKYLAQGLNSCGTCHVRDHAEGAESLDDFPHNPFGNQLRETADKLLEENHEADLSLRLKLIADQDADGDGFSNLQEILGGTAPGDKTKFPAANLKKKLEQLTVEFNEYQNRYAWKPFKPVQRPKVPDVTDPAWPRNPIDHFIAVGHQKKGLKHAGEAPPEILLRRVYLDLIGLNPTPEEIRAFLDDAKTNDKAYEVVVDRLLNHPAYGERWGRHWMDVWRYSDWAGYKDALRVSQRHIWHWRDWIIESLNADKSYDQMLTEMLAADELKPDDWDTLRATGFLARNYHAERDQWMDDVVKHTSQAFLGITVGCAKCHDHMYDPIKQTEYYQMRAIFEPYHVRTDRVEGVLDVSKNGIPRAYDRSLTSKTWFLEAGDERRPVKDKSIPPGVPEFLGGKYEVEPVSLPLVASQPAQREFVKQDLLDQAKGAMELAKAPEQRAAAESALAVLEAQFVIEAMEVAGDKKSDAWKTAAKNLVKLQREAAVEEAQWKLTSAIKQEEQATAALKKAEKGKKKSSISKAKQQLKKAEQAHKAAETQLKKAEDAAKAELTTKYSPRKQSKYPESSTGRRLAFARWLTDRQNPLTARVAMNHIWLRHFGQPIVPTVNEYGGNGREPTHPALLDWLAAEFMDREWSMKEMHRLIVTSSTYRMAGTGAPENHAIDPDNLFLWKKSARRMEGEIVRDNLLYIPGRLDAELGGPDIDNHQAQDSRRKSIYLRHAHEKLVEFVQIFDGPSVSECYMRETSVQPHQALALANSKLTFLASEALASQIEEKTTGDMDAFIEEAYLRILSRRPDEVEHQLCRDFLLASVKSDDSQPTREQYQKLITVLFNHNDFVTIR, encoded by the coding sequence AGAAGGGGCTGAATCTCTGGACGATTTTCCGCACAATCCCTTCGGAAATCAGTTGCGTGAGACGGCAGATAAGCTGCTGGAAGAGAATCACGAGGCTGATCTGTCTCTACGGCTGAAATTGATCGCCGATCAGGATGCCGACGGTGATGGATTTTCTAACCTGCAGGAAATTCTAGGTGGGACGGCACCAGGCGATAAAACGAAATTCCCGGCTGCCAACTTGAAGAAAAAACTGGAACAGCTGACAGTCGAGTTCAACGAGTACCAGAACCGCTACGCATGGAAGCCTTTTAAACCGGTTCAGCGACCGAAGGTACCGGATGTCACTGATCCAGCCTGGCCCCGCAATCCGATCGATCATTTTATCGCAGTCGGTCATCAAAAGAAGGGCTTGAAACATGCAGGGGAGGCACCGCCTGAGATTCTGCTGCGACGAGTCTATCTCGATTTGATTGGCCTGAATCCGACACCTGAGGAAATCCGTGCGTTTCTGGATGACGCCAAGACGAATGACAAGGCATATGAAGTTGTCGTTGATCGCCTGTTGAATCATCCCGCTTACGGTGAGCGTTGGGGGCGGCACTGGATGGATGTCTGGCGTTACAGCGACTGGGCCGGTTACAAGGATGCCCTGCGTGTGAGCCAGCGGCACATCTGGCACTGGCGAGACTGGATTATTGAATCGCTCAATGCCGACAAATCTTACGATCAGATGCTGACCGAAATGCTGGCAGCAGACGAACTGAAGCCGGATGACTGGGATACACTCCGGGCGACCGGTTTTCTGGCACGCAACTACCATGCGGAACGCGATCAGTGGATGGATGACGTTGTCAAACATACGTCGCAGGCATTCCTCGGAATTACCGTCGGGTGTGCGAAATGCCACGATCACATGTATGATCCGATCAAACAGACTGAATACTATCAGATGCGGGCTATTTTCGAACCGTATCACGTTCGTACTGACCGTGTGGAAGGCGTTCTGGATGTCTCTAAGAATGGGATTCCTCGCGCCTACGATCGGTCATTGACGTCGAAGACCTGGTTTCTGGAAGCCGGCGACGAGCGACGTCCCGTTAAAGACAAAAGTATTCCGCCGGGAGTTCCTGAATTCCTGGGCGGGAAATACGAAGTCGAGCCGGTCTCACTGCCGCTGGTCGCCAGCCAGCCTGCACAGCGTGAGTTCGTCAAACAGGATCTGCTCGATCAGGCCAAAGGGGCCATGGAGCTGGCGAAAGCACCGGAACAGCGGGCTGCTGCCGAGAGTGCACTGGCCGTGCTCGAAGCTCAGTTTGTCATCGAAGCGATGGAAGTGGCCGGCGACAAAAAATCAGATGCCTGGAAGACGGCTGCGAAAAACCTGGTGAAGCTGCAGCGTGAGGCAGCCGTTGAAGAGGCCCAATGGAAATTAACCTCTGCCATAAAGCAGGAAGAGCAAGCCACCGCAGCGCTCAAGAAGGCTGAGAAAGGGAAGAAAAAATCGAGTATCAGCAAGGCGAAACAGCAGCTGAAGAAAGCGGAACAGGCTCACAAAGCAGCAGAGACTCAACTCAAAAAAGCAGAGGATGCAGCCAAAGCGGAACTGACTACGAAGTATTCGCCACGTAAGCAGTCCAAATATCCGGAAAGCAGTACAGGGCGTCGACTGGCATTTGCCCGCTGGCTGACCGATCGTCAAAATCCGTTGACGGCTCGTGTGGCGATGAATCATATCTGGTTGCGGCATTTTGGTCAGCCGATTGTGCCGACCGTCAATGAGTATGGCGGAAACGGACGTGAACCGACTCACCCGGCATTGCTGGACTGGCTGGCAGCGGAATTCATGGACCGGGAGTGGAGCATGAAGGAGATGCACCGACTGATCGTCACCAGTTCGACTTATCGGATGGCAGGGACTGGCGCCCCGGAAAACCATGCGATCGACCCCGACAATCTTTTCCTCTGGAAAAAATCGGCGCGCCGGATGGAAGGCGAAATCGTGCGGGATAATCTGCTCTATATTCCCGGTCGACTCGACGCTGAGCTGGGAGGCCCGGACATCGACAATCACCAGGCACAGGATTCTCGTCGCAAGAGTATTTACCTCCGGCACGCACATGAAAAACTGGTTGAGTTCGTACAGATCTTTGATGGTCCCAGCGTTTCAGAGTGTTATATGCGGGAGACGAGTGTGCAACCGCACCAGGCACTGGCACTGGCCAACAGCAAGCTGACCTTCCTGGCAAGTGAAGCCCTGGCGTCTCAGATTGAAGAGAAGACCACCGGGGATATGGATGCATTTATTGAAGAAGCTTACCTGCGAATTCTCTCGCGACGGCCGGATGAAGTTGAGCATCAGCTCTGTCGTGATTTTCTGCTGGCATCAGTAAAGTCAGACGACAGTCAGCCGACCAGAGAACAGTACCAGAAACTGATTACCGTATTATTCAACCATAACGATTTTGTGACGATTCGCTGA
- a CDS encoding DUF1501 domain-containing protein: MFNSPHMNRRTFLNDTGMGMTGMALSSLLFQEGELQAAEAGLVPHMVPRAKSVIWIFLIGGLSHLESFDPKPALNKYAGKSIDETPYAESVLNKDKINKILLDPSKQKREVFKAIMPLQTGYKKYGESGLEISDWFPNLGTCADDLTLVRSMWTIDNNHGAQLTYHTGRKITEGAFPTVGSWVSYGLGTANQNLPHYVVLGNPSADCCGAAWTHGSSYLGPEHAGVRMEVDPKDPLSFVRSADDSMTPSEQQEMFGLLGKLNRHAGIQYPDDKNLKARIKSYELAFQMQSAVPEVMAFEEESQHVQELYGLNESTTKSFGEKCLAARRLTERGVRFIQLFHGYRGNAGAWDSHRDIKRLHSQLSAQVDQPIAGLIKDLKQRGLLDETMIVIGSEFGRTPGAEHRKGNSSVQGTGRDHHPHGFSVAMAGGGIKGGHIHGATDELGFHAVENRHYVTDLHATVLHQMGLDTTRLNYPGRQRLERDYGEVIHDILS, encoded by the coding sequence ATGTTTAATTCACCCCACATGAACCGTCGTACGTTTTTAAACGACACCGGCATGGGAATGACGGGTATGGCGCTATCTTCGCTCCTGTTTCAGGAAGGCGAACTGCAGGCTGCAGAAGCGGGACTGGTTCCGCATATGGTGCCGCGCGCCAAATCGGTGATCTGGATCTTTCTGATTGGCGGTCTCAGTCACCTGGAAAGTTTCGACCCGAAACCGGCACTCAATAAATACGCCGGGAAGTCGATCGATGAAACTCCCTATGCAGAATCTGTGTTGAATAAGGACAAGATCAACAAGATCCTGCTCGATCCGTCCAAGCAGAAACGTGAAGTTTTCAAGGCCATCATGCCCCTGCAGACAGGCTACAAAAAATATGGTGAAAGTGGTCTGGAAATCAGTGACTGGTTCCCAAATCTGGGGACCTGTGCGGATGACCTGACGCTGGTTCGTTCCATGTGGACGATCGACAACAACCATGGTGCTCAGCTGACTTATCACACCGGCCGTAAAATTACGGAAGGTGCTTTTCCGACCGTGGGCTCCTGGGTCAGTTACGGCCTGGGAACGGCCAACCAGAATCTGCCGCACTATGTCGTACTGGGGAACCCGAGCGCTGACTGTTGTGGTGCCGCCTGGACACACGGATCCTCTTATTTGGGGCCGGAACATGCGGGTGTGCGGATGGAAGTGGATCCGAAAGATCCGCTTTCGTTTGTGCGGTCTGCTGATGATTCAATGACTCCCTCAGAACAGCAGGAAATGTTTGGCCTGCTGGGAAAACTAAACCGACACGCCGGAATTCAATACCCGGATGACAAAAACCTGAAAGCACGAATCAAGTCATACGAGCTGGCTTTCCAGATGCAGTCAGCCGTTCCCGAAGTCATGGCTTTTGAAGAAGAGTCACAACATGTGCAGGAACTGTATGGTCTGAACGAGTCAACCACCAAAAGCTTCGGTGAGAAATGTCTGGCGGCCCGGCGTCTGACCGAACGTGGCGTGCGGTTTATTCAACTGTTCCATGGCTACCGTGGTAATGCTGGCGCCTGGGATTCGCATCGCGATATTAAACGCCTGCATTCGCAGCTTTCGGCCCAGGTCGATCAGCCGATTGCCGGCCTGATAAAAGACCTCAAACAGCGTGGTCTGCTGGATGAGACCATGATTGTGATCGGTTCTGAATTCGGACGGACCCCTGGAGCAGAACACCGCAAGGGGAACAGCAGCGTGCAGGGGACAGGTCGCGACCATCATCCGCATGGGTTCAGCGTGGCAATGGCCGGTGGAGGAATTAAAGGGGGCCACATTCATGGTGCGACTGATGAACTCGGGTTCCATGCTGTAGAAAACCGCCACTATGTCACTGACCTGCATGCCACTGTTTTACACCAGATGGGGCTGGATACGACCCGGCTCAACTATCCCGGCAGACAGCGTCTGGAACGGGATTACGGGGAAGTGATTCATGATATTCTCAGCTGA
- a CDS encoding PSD1 and planctomycete cytochrome C domain-containing protein translates to MRLGLASVFCFCLIIRPVWGETPIQFNRDIRPILSDKCFACHGPDEKTREADLRLDDREAALRDLGGTRAIIAGKAMESELIRRITASDESLLMPPTEHGKPLSKSEIELLRKWINQGAIYQRHWSLTPLVKPAIPQLDQQQKLNPIDAFIQRKLKSTGFSPSPEAEPRTLVRRLSFDLTGLPPDPAVVAAYAAHPGDAAYEKLVDEYLSSPHYGERLALYWLDLVRYADTLGYHGDQVRSVSPYRDYVINAFNSNKPFDQFTTEQLAGDLLPEATLWQKVASTYNRLNRASAEGGVQPKEYLAKYSADRVRTTGSVWLGSTVGCAECHDHKFDPFTTKDFYRFAAFFADIKELGIVSGARHIEQLPVPTPEQAHRSQELESEIQKAEQEYHRESPELTAARQEWERNVNADLERWTLLKPQEVRSTGGAKLKVLEDGSILASGKNPDKDEYELEITDSLISGTGPVALKLELLPDPSLPRKGPGRAGNGNLVVNAVQLTVDQQKVNWEKAVASHTQNGHIPQNVAEETGSGWAILPQIGKRNQLLLSGKLTDSKGKETKAGVHKCQICIVQRHGNGHNLGRFRVFISTDPNAIKSIFTLADNVQKLLNLKLEERSPEQLKQLDTAFREATPLLKESRERLTQLRQQQSELKNQIVTTLATTATKPRMIRVLPRGNWMDDSGDVVDPGVPHFLTQLDLPEKQRATRLDLARWMTSRENPLVARTFVNRLWMLLFGQGLARSVDDLGSQGEMPTHPELLDWLACEFIDSGWDIKHMVRLMVTSHTYRQSSAFTAALRERDPYNRLYARQSRWRLEAEMIRDNALQVSGLLNLKIGGESAKPYQPVGYWAQLNFPKRTYQADKGDQQYRRGLYTHWQRTFLHPSLLAFDAPAREECTAQRPRSNTPLQSLVLLNDPTFVEAARVLATRVIQENPEKQFDARLNWLVQQTLMRAPRKDEAALLQKLYEEDLQAYRQSPKAAAEILSVGLNQPPEKVDLAELAAWTSVARAVLNLHEMITRY, encoded by the coding sequence ATGAGACTCGGGCTCGCGTCTGTTTTCTGTTTCTGCCTGATCATCAGGCCCGTCTGGGGGGAGACCCCGATCCAGTTCAATCGGGATATCAGACCGATTCTTTCTGACAAATGCTTTGCCTGTCATGGTCCGGATGAGAAAACACGGGAAGCAGATCTGCGGCTGGATGATCGTGAAGCTGCTCTGCGTGATCTGGGGGGAACACGTGCGATTATTGCCGGAAAGGCTATGGAAAGTGAACTGATCCGTCGCATCACAGCGAGCGATGAAAGCCTGCTCATGCCCCCCACAGAGCATGGCAAGCCGTTGAGCAAATCTGAAATCGAACTGCTGCGGAAGTGGATTAATCAGGGAGCTATTTATCAGCGGCACTGGTCTCTCACCCCTCTGGTAAAACCCGCTATTCCCCAACTGGATCAGCAGCAGAAGCTTAATCCGATTGATGCTTTCATTCAACGTAAACTCAAATCAACCGGATTTTCCCCCTCACCAGAGGCTGAACCGAGAACCCTGGTTCGCAGACTGTCCTTTGATCTGACTGGTCTTCCTCCTGATCCGGCTGTGGTAGCAGCTTATGCTGCACATCCAGGTGACGCGGCGTATGAAAAACTCGTCGATGAATATCTGAGTTCACCTCATTACGGTGAGAGACTGGCACTCTACTGGCTGGATCTGGTGCGTTATGCAGATACACTTGGCTATCACGGCGATCAGGTGCGGAGTGTCTCTCCCTATCGTGACTATGTGATTAACGCGTTTAACAGCAATAAACCCTTTGATCAGTTTACAACTGAGCAACTGGCCGGGGATCTGCTGCCTGAAGCCACTCTCTGGCAGAAGGTTGCTTCGACATACAATCGCTTGAACCGCGCTTCTGCAGAAGGGGGAGTACAGCCTAAGGAATATCTGGCAAAGTATTCTGCGGACCGTGTTCGCACGACAGGCTCAGTCTGGCTGGGTTCCACGGTAGGGTGCGCGGAGTGCCATGATCACAAATTTGATCCTTTTACGACAAAAGACTTTTATCGCTTCGCCGCCTTTTTTGCTGACATTAAAGAACTGGGAATTGTCAGTGGTGCCAGGCACATCGAACAATTGCCGGTGCCAACTCCCGAGCAGGCTCATCGATCTCAGGAACTGGAATCCGAGATTCAAAAAGCAGAACAGGAATATCACCGCGAGTCTCCCGAACTGACTGCAGCCCGGCAGGAATGGGAGCGGAACGTCAATGCAGATCTGGAACGCTGGACACTGCTTAAGCCTCAGGAAGTACGTTCTACCGGGGGGGCGAAACTCAAAGTGCTTGAAGATGGCTCGATCCTGGCCAGTGGTAAGAACCCGGACAAGGATGAATATGAGTTGGAAATAACGGACAGTCTCATTTCGGGGACAGGTCCCGTGGCATTGAAGCTGGAACTGTTACCCGATCCTTCTCTTCCACGCAAAGGGCCCGGACGTGCCGGAAATGGAAATCTTGTGGTCAATGCGGTGCAGCTGACGGTGGATCAACAGAAGGTCAACTGGGAGAAAGCGGTTGCTTCACATACCCAGAACGGCCATATTCCTCAAAACGTGGCTGAGGAAACTGGATCGGGTTGGGCGATTCTGCCACAAATCGGAAAGCGGAACCAACTGCTGCTGTCCGGGAAACTTACAGATTCTAAGGGGAAAGAGACGAAAGCAGGAGTTCATAAGTGTCAGATTTGTATTGTTCAGCGGCATGGTAACGGACATAATCTCGGACGATTTCGAGTCTTTATTTCTACAGATCCGAATGCGATTAAATCGATCTTCACACTGGCAGACAATGTACAAAAACTGTTGAATCTCAAACTTGAAGAACGGTCTCCTGAGCAGTTGAAACAACTGGATACAGCTTTTCGGGAAGCGACACCATTGTTAAAAGAAAGCCGGGAACGATTGACCCAATTGCGTCAGCAGCAGAGTGAATTAAAGAATCAGATCGTCACCACTCTGGCGACCACAGCCACGAAGCCTCGGATGATCCGGGTTCTACCCCGTGGAAACTGGATGGATGATTCCGGAGATGTTGTCGACCCTGGTGTACCACACTTTTTAACGCAGCTTGATTTGCCTGAAAAGCAGCGGGCCACACGCCTGGACTTGGCACGTTGGATGACGTCTCGTGAGAACCCCCTGGTGGCTCGCACATTTGTGAATCGACTATGGATGCTCCTGTTCGGACAGGGGCTGGCTCGTTCCGTAGATGACCTGGGGTCTCAGGGGGAAATGCCGACACATCCTGAACTGCTGGACTGGCTCGCCTGTGAATTCATTGACAGCGGCTGGGATATCAAGCACATGGTACGACTGATGGTGACATCGCATACTTATCGGCAGTCGTCGGCTTTCACTGCCGCATTGCGGGAGCGTGATCCTTACAACCGCCTGTATGCACGCCAGTCTCGCTGGCGACTGGAAGCGGAAATGATTCGCGACAATGCCCTGCAGGTCAGTGGACTGCTCAATCTGAAAATCGGTGGCGAGAGTGCCAAACCGTACCAGCCTGTTGGCTACTGGGCCCAGTTGAACTTCCCCAAACGAACCTACCAGGCAGACAAGGGGGATCAGCAGTATCGACGCGGCTTATACACGCACTGGCAGCGCACATTTCTGCATCCCAGCCTGCTGGCATTCGATGCCCCGGCACGCGAGGAGTGCACAGCGCAGCGTCCACGCTCTAATACTCCGCTGCAGTCCCTGGTGTTATTGAATGATCCAACATTTGTGGAAGCGGCCCGTGTGCTTGCGACACGAGTGATCCAGGAGAATCCAGAGAAACAGTTCGATGCACGTTTGAACTGGTTGGTTCAGCAAACTTTAATGCGGGCTCCTCGTAAAGATGAAGCCGCACTGTTGCAGAAATTATATGAGGAAGATCTGCAAGCATATCGTCAGTCTCCCAAAGCAGCAGCAGAGATTCTGTCTGTCGGTCTGAATCAACCACCTGAGAAAGTTGATCTGGCTGAGTTGGCGGCATGGACGAGTGTGGCGAGAGCTGTTTTAAACCTGCATGAAATGATCACACGTTATTAA
- a CDS encoding DUF1501 domain-containing protein: MLFSNVTRRSFLRQSALGIGPAALLSLLSRDAQASDLGQGVIGKPHFQPRIKRVIHLCMAGGPSHLETFDEKQTLREMHGKPMPESLTKGQQIAQLQGRELKCFAPQFEFESYGESGQRICNQFPQIGSVADDLCIIRSMYTDQINHDPAHTLFNTGSSQAGRPSMGSWLLYGLGQECDDLPGYVVLTSVGKGGQAQPIAARQWHSGFLPSRFQGVQFQSSGAPVLYLNRPDGVSMQQQKRLVQTVNQLNHSFDDLVHDSEIATRIGQYEMAFRMQTSVPGLMDLANENKETFKAYGTEGGDGTYASNCLLARRLLERGVRFVQLYHRAWDHHGGIKRSIEITAKEVDQATAALIRDLKQRGLYDDTLIVFGGEFGRTPMAQGSGRDHHIKGFSLVLGGGAIQGGKSYGTTDDFGYAAAENPVHVRDFHATLLHLFGIDHRRFSYKFQGLDFRLTGVEEAHVLKDIIA; the protein is encoded by the coding sequence ATGTTATTTTCGAATGTTACACGACGGAGTTTTCTACGTCAGTCTGCGCTGGGAATCGGGCCGGCGGCTTTACTATCGTTGTTATCTCGGGATGCCCAGGCCAGTGATCTGGGGCAGGGCGTGATCGGGAAGCCCCATTTTCAGCCGCGGATCAAACGGGTGATTCATCTCTGTATGGCAGGGGGGCCGTCTCATCTGGAAACATTTGATGAGAAACAGACGCTGCGCGAGATGCACGGTAAGCCAATGCCGGAATCCCTGACGAAGGGGCAGCAGATCGCTCAGTTGCAGGGACGTGAACTCAAATGTTTTGCACCACAGTTCGAGTTCGAAAGTTATGGCGAAAGTGGGCAGCGGATCTGTAATCAGTTTCCCCAGATCGGATCGGTAGCAGATGACTTATGTATTATCCGGTCGATGTATACAGATCAGATCAATCATGACCCCGCACATACATTGTTTAATACAGGCTCTTCTCAGGCAGGCCGTCCCAGCATGGGATCGTGGTTGCTGTACGGGTTAGGGCAGGAGTGTGATGACCTGCCCGGTTATGTTGTCTTGACCAGCGTCGGGAAGGGGGGGCAGGCACAACCAATTGCCGCCCGTCAATGGCACAGCGGGTTTCTACCTTCGCGCTTTCAGGGAGTCCAGTTTCAGTCATCGGGCGCTCCAGTACTCTACCTGAATCGACCAGATGGCGTGTCGATGCAGCAGCAGAAGCGGCTCGTCCAGACGGTGAACCAGTTGAATCACAGTTTTGATGATCTGGTGCATGATTCTGAAATCGCAACCCGGATCGGACAGTACGAAATGGCTTTTCGGATGCAGACCAGCGTGCCGGGGCTGATGGATCTGGCAAATGAAAACAAAGAGACCTTTAAGGCCTATGGAACAGAGGGGGGCGATGGCACCTATGCATCCAACTGCCTGCTCGCACGCCGACTGCTCGAACGAGGTGTGCGTTTTGTCCAGTTGTATCATCGTGCCTGGGATCATCATGGCGGGATCAAACGCTCCATTGAGATTACGGCCAAAGAAGTCGACCAGGCAACCGCCGCTTTAATTCGCGATCTGAAACAGCGAGGGCTTTATGATGACACACTGATTGTCTTTGGCGGTGAGTTCGGTAGAACGCCCATGGCCCAGGGGTCCGGGCGTGACCACCATATCAAAGGGTTTTCTCTGGTACTGGGGGGAGGTGCCATACAAGGAGGCAAGAGCTATGGCACGACAGATGACTTCGGATACGCGGCGGCAGAGAATCCCGTGCATGTCCGCGACTTTCATGCCACGCTGCTCCATCTGTTTGGTATTGATCACAGGCGATTCAGTTATAAGTTTCAGGGGCTTGATTTCCGCCTGACCGGGGTGGAAGAAGCGCATGTGCTCAAAGACATTATTGCCTGA